The Phoenix dactylifera cultivar Barhee BC4 chromosome 12, palm_55x_up_171113_PBpolish2nd_filt_p, whole genome shotgun sequence genome includes the window agtcgcgtatgaggtggaaacgccgctctatgtgcttggacttctgatgagaccttggctccttagcgagagctatggcgccattattatcgcagtagagtgtgatggcatctgatggcattacatctagctctgcaatgaatttcttgaaccagaaggcttcctttgcagcttcagaggcggcgatatactcagcttccatggtagaatcagcaatgatcggttgtttggaactcttccaatttaccgtaccaccattgcacaagaacacatatccagatgtagactttctatcatcagtcataaaatctgaatctgtgtatccttctacctttaactctgatgatcctccaaaaaccaagaacaaatctttagttcttctcaagtacttaagaatgttcttcacagctgtccagtgctcttcacctagattcgactgatatctgctagtgacactcacagcaagggctatatcaggtcgtgtacacagcatggcatacatgaggcttcctattacagaagcataaggaatcctgctcatgcgttgaatctcttcagatgtgttggggcacatctttttggagagatgaatcccatgtcttaggggtaatagacccctcttgaagttttccatactgaaccttttcagtatcctctatgtacatcttctgtgataggccaagcatccttttagatctatccctatagacctttatccccaaaatgtaggatgcttccccaaggtctttcatggagaactcttttgataaccagaccttgaccgaggttagcataggaatatcatttcctatcaggaggatgtcatccacgtacagtacgaggaacacgacagcactcccactaaccttcttgtaaacacacggttcctcttcgttcttgatgaactcaaacgatttgatcgcatcattaaaacgagtgttccaactccgagatgcttgctttagtccatagatggacctttgcagcttgcagaccttgtgatcaccatcagtggaagtgaaacccaaaggctgctccatatagatatcttcatcaggatatccattcagaaaagcagttttcacatccatctgccatatttcataatcatgaaatgctgcaatggcaagcaatgttcgaatggatttcagcatggctacaggtgaaaaggtctcctgatagtcaatgccttcgcgctgactataccctttcgctactagccttgccttataggtctctacctttccatccgaacctatcttccttttatagatccatttacatccaataggtactataccttctggtggatctactaaggtccaaacttggttggaatacatggagtctatctctgacttcatggcttccagccatttctcggaatcgatataagatatcgcctcgttgcaGGTATTAGGATTTTGTATatattccctatctcccatgaggaacatttcctctgtatcctctactagtatacctaagtatctatcgggaggatgggagaccctacttgatctacgaggtggaggaggtacaacgTGTACTagctctatgtgaataggttctataggatccattacttgttgcttttcagagactctctcttcaagctcaatttttctcccactgcctctatcaaggataaactgtttttccaagaagacggcatgtcggctcacaaacacattgtgatcctctgagacgtaaaaattgtatcctaatgactctttaggatatccaatgaaacgagcacttatggtcctaggctctaacttgtccgcctgcattcttttgacatgggccggacatccccaaatcttaagatgaccaagactcggcttcttaccatgccatatctcatacggtgtggtaggaacggatttagagggaactctattcaataaataaatcgcagataataaggcatctccccaaagaaacataggcagatctgtgaagctcatcatggatcggaccatatccaatagagtccgattcctcctttctgacaccccgttgagttgaggtgtacccggaggtgtccattgtgagactatgccattctccttgagatagtcccggaattccccactaaggtattctcctcctcgatctgatcgaagaaccttaaggatttttccagtctgtttttctacttcatttctgaactctttgaacttttcaaaagactcagatttgtatctcataagatacacatacccatatcgtgaataatcatcgataaaggtaatgaagtatgaataacgacccctggctgacacatcaaatgggccacatacatcagtatgaaccagggtaagtatttcagtggtcctctccccatgtcctacaaaaggtaatctagccattttccttgaagacaggactcacaaactggatatgactcagaagtcaatgggccaagaagcccatctttctccattttgttcattctgtcctctccaatatggtcaagcctgaggtgccacaaatacttctggtttatctcatctctcgatcttttagatcctatagcatccactacttgctcagacacattcacagatatatcaatatgcaagtgataaagactgtcaatcatgaaaccacgtgcaactaatttatttctgaaataaatagaacaacagtctttgtcaaatgacaaaacatgaccatcctgtgctaaacatgaaacagaaatcaaattcctgctagcagcagggacataataacagtctttgagcaataaactaaattcagacggtaatcgcagagggtaggtgcctacagccacagcagcaactcttgccccgttgccaacccgaagggtcactgcaccttccgccagcctcctactttcctttagaccctgcatagtagtgcacaaatgagcactagaaccagaatctataacccaactagaagtagaagaaaccgtaagattagtttcaattacgagcaaatctaacataccttcagaaggtttgtctgcctttttgttcttcaggctctcgaggtatgaagggcagttccttttccagtggccgtcgacgttgcagtggaaacattttcccttgtcattagcccttttcttgtgaacttccttctttggcttcttgtctttcttttgcttcttagcaggcttctttttcttccaagtagactttctcttggaaccagaagtcagctcagcagccagaacagagccccttgaacctttcaaggccccttcagcagttaccaacatattcaacaattcggtctttgtgcattcaattttattcatatggtagtttactataaactgaccaaatgaatcaggaaggaattgcaggatcagatctatctgcagttccttatgcatggacataccgagcttctcaagttcctcgaggtccttgatcatagtcaaacagtgatcgtggacagactgcccctcacgcatttttgccttgaagagcctcttggacacttcaaagcgtgcagtgcggctctgctcaccatacaactcttgcagatgagccagtattttcctagcagtctttatgttctcatgctggcattgaagttcgttagtcatggatgccatgatgtagcacttgaccctaatgtcgtcatcagtccacttctgatgcgtctcacgctgatcatcagtaggacgtgctggtagcctaggaatatcattctcgagcacataccctattttctcacaattcagaacaattttcaggttccttagccagtctttatagttggttccggtcagtctgttggtctcaaggattcgggtcaaaggatttgaagctgacattgtgatctatagagagtaaagattctagttagactttgtacttgaacttaatttattctaggaacttttaaaacaaatatgctcccactattttctcgaatccctcatactcccctgatggagaaacgaaaatcctacgcgactaggatttctagtgggtactgcggtctcaccgatttacatgccgcctcacctaacagttattggtgacatataaatggatgagtgtacaactcttgtacaatgtttctcaagcaaattgcagtggtacttggtctctaagtgatgaagacctcacctaatagttattggtcccattacttagttaagtcagacccaccgtataaccgcagaaataagtcgtcattgggtcctcacctaacagttattggtgcccaaccccacctttaccccataacatctcatgtctaatagagaggtccagtcccccgatgcaacttgcccactgtgtccagccgagacaaatcaacgccggaaagaccttagcagctctactacggtggaagacctatggacttaatattgcataatcatgtcttagtgtttgcaacttgatttcttcataagaggtaatcgaacaattggccaggtaagcagatgggaggctccccttactcagagagtaaggtcctaattaagtaaccaccttataggcttgcctagacaccaattagatcaattaatcaaatatgactaactcatgttggttcaccctcgactgattagggaggtttcgatttagatctcactcgatcgcgtattcacatctcatgcaaatataattctacccgcataatcataagcattaaacatccaggcatttatcaaaaataaaattaaatggtgatgatcatggatccaggatagggtcattttacaagcacatgcacgtcaattggtttgatcgtcttcaactcttgactcgatcttgatcctctaggtccaattgtgatcaactccttgatccatcttcaatcaacccttgatcttgatccgcgcatgttgagcttgttgatgtacatatcgatcaaccatcgacgtgcaacacacatcacagattacatcccagattgctttaaaaattaaataaaaataaaaataaaattacaacccttttcattgagacacgcaggtctctaatacatgaatttaagatgcacgcaggcatctgaaaattaaaattacatgcatcacagaacatcgcagaacatttcagcacattcaaaaggtccatccatgatcatcaccatatgcatcacatgcataaaaattattttcagatctgtaatttaactgattatatcatctcatgtcttgctgatcatgcatgatttgattctaaacatttgtaatcacattattaatgcattagaatcattaatctaagcatccattaattagtatgcagaaaaaacagcaagctgaaaattctgcatacttaattttcagcaagcataatcccttaaatttcagatctaaaataccttgaaaaatttaattataatcttaatctacacaaccatggctctgataccactgttagcatcccacatatgccatgaaaatttcgaaataattttcagattgcagcggaaaaatatatgcgggatccgttcatcgcatgaacgtgttttaaaacctttcatttgtagatagattagaattaaattattttaaaccattttaaaatcattaagaagataagatcttcaccttgtgcgggtagatggtctccgcaaatctgatttacgtggtatttgatcaaggctcagtggaagccgcacacgcgtccggactctacaggtatccacacgaagtactgactcgatcgaagcctttggatctcaccggggtgctagctcccttgcagagatggctatggatggctgaagtcctctcctttgaatcaacctttgattggcttgagaggaagaagaagaaggatggatttaggaagaagaaaacaagacccgcagcctttctctttttcttcctttttggaaccaagatgaagaaggaagagggcgtcccaagcttttctttttcttctcttgattgtggctcaaaggaggaagatggaggagggtgctcacagctggaatgaggagaaaaacattcattttggccgaaattccatgctccctttttaattgcaaagggataaagatgagctcctattttttaggagctcatccttatctctatttcatgccacctaggaggggcatgcgcccctcctttttctcccacgcatggctcaaagggaggggcatattcccctccctcttatccatttaaatctgccacttaatcaaattaatgggtgatttaatttgggtctagtgcatgagtccaatcctagtcaaaataggacttgtatggacctatttcaatttcctcccaatcctaatctaattaggacttatttgaaccatgactctattgaactcttcaatcctaatccaattaggagtcatgaaattaattagattaaatttaaaattaattaggacttaagaaaatcctaatctaatcaggacttgttcaaatttcagccctaagacaattaggacattagaaatcctattccaagtaggactctaatttaatttgaaatcctaatccaattaggactccatgatttccactccaagtaggactcatgatcaagtccaattaattaaatccaattaattaaattaaattacaatccgattgcaattattccttcttctagccactaactcttagcgggttttcatttatcaatctaattgattatttgtgattcctaatcacattcaaccattggatcggtcaatacctctaatgtgtgtgaccccataggttccattctgactggtagtgagatatattatgatctctatcacaatatcattgaaaactcctttcaatgggttgaaacaattccaactcaactcaccagggattatcgaccatcgagatgatcccttgtgagtctcaccatccaccaatgacacctagcagtatgtagtggccacccagcagaatagaatgatgaacctctaggtgcagcaatcgtatgatacagtccttctatcgtggatccctacagatcggaggtcatgaaaaactcgtcaaactccgtcgtctgtcatatgtctagatttatttgacttgagttcgatagtgaaaaactctttctccactttatatttctgccctggccaaggtcttagaactcagtctaacaaatcacataggatcactcctcttctatcaaggttgatagattccatgtaagtgcataccctactcctatagtgaacttactgcagccaatctacactacaaggatccatatggctaaagaccatgtatacgtgtagtcaaactaaaataacctcactgtgagtagccgaagcaccgcaggtcaaaggaccagtcacactactgcaacatcaagtaagtcactgacgagtggatagacatccaagtgacttcttgtcttggtcacgctcagtacccttgttctctaacaagcacctgcactctcacttcagtgtccctacactgtggactcgagtctcgtccatccataaggaaaacgatctgtgcactgatcggatcgatcaccgtcctcgtgatgatccattgatcaggagcatttagaaattaatcaccaatgatacatggctcaaattctcaactcttgagaatatgtatcatcatcttattaatttcttggatgatttatagacacataaacaatatgaatgaaaagatgcccatttattattcaataataataaagtcaagtacaaatttatgtcccagaataaataatgtgtctgccagattggcttctagggcatacacaGTCTTTCCTCTACAGTGAATATTTACTAAACACATGGAATCTACGTTGACGCGTGTTTATGAGATATTTTTCCATGTTTATTCCAAAACCATGATTCGTTAGACTTTTTAAGAGACATGCTATGGGATGTgaacatcataaaaaaaaattcacatcCCACATGGCACATACAGTGACATGCATTGGGGTTCGATTATTTAAGAAGCATTATGTTGGTGCAGCTTTTAGAATGATATATACTAGCATATCACCCGTGTGTTACATGGGATGCAGTCTTCCCTTCTTTTCCAACTGCTCTTGAAATGTAATATAGAACAGATTTAATAGAATAGATAATATAAATAGAatagaatataatataatagatGTAAGTtcctaattattttataaaatagttTTTGATATAATAATTATGATGCATTGTCACTATACATCTATCAATGtagtaaaataatatataaaataacaaGATCATGATCCAACCTGTGTATAATAAGAAATAGAAAAACACTATATTTGGGAGATATTTAAATACAATATAACAGGGTCATTAGGGGCTATACTTGTACTTTTAAATAAGATCATGATCCTAAAATGCtacataaattaataaaatattggtGCAATCTACTGACCTGCATGAGATATGATGTGGTACAGTATTAAATGAAAAGTATTTTCATATATTAAGCAAATGTAGTTATTAATAATATTAGTAGAAATTTCTTTATTTAATATGGTTTAATAAGCTAATAAAATTCTTAtaattgatattatatattatattttgataAAGAACTATATTAAATGAGAGCTCTATTTATTAGAGCTCTATTAACAATGTTATTAATATAGGCATCCACATAACAAATGGCGAGTCTATGCAAGCAGAGCCTCCATTTTAGTGTGtctagcatatatatatatatatatatatatatatatatatatatgtataaatatatatggATCCAATTATGAAGTTAGTTCTATACATATGATTAACAacgaaaaaaataaatgcaatacatatatatatatacatgtatgtgtgtgtgtgtgtctgtttGTGTATGTATATAGCATAAGAAATACTTCTTGCCTCAAATCACTAGGTGATCAAGCACCATGATTTGCCGGTAGTCACCATTTCGCTTACACTAGGGGCACAAGCCTTACAAGAATATATACATGCACAATCATGGCCATGAGGAACTCATGATTAATGTAAGACCCTATGCCTAAAGCATGATCATCCTCACTTAGGATAGGACTATGCTAAGACCTTGATATTCTGACATGTTATTATATTGAGTTCAGCCATTGAAGGGGTGGTCTAATTAATTGTGTTTTGTCGTGCGTATGGAGAACCAAAGATACGCCTTGCCAACTTTTGGCGTTGCCCACACCGACAAGGTGCAGTTTCATATGCTATGTAGGGTTTGGGAATTCGGAACGTTGTCCTGTGGTCAAATTTGCTAAAACCCTAACAGAAAAAGGTTGCATACCTCACCCCATAAAAGCCAACCCCGCCCTCCCACTTTTTTGAAAACGACTCAAACGGCACTCTTCTCggtgaatctctctctctctctctctctctcaactatCCCTTTCTCTCATGCACATCCACATCCATCTCTGTGTGGTATAGACCTTCACGTGATGCAAGCCAGAGACAAGTTTGCTTCTTGTGGCTAGAATTGTGAATTCGGCATATTGGCCAATATATAAAATTTCTTTGTATGTTAGATATCTTATAAAAATAAGACAGCAGTAAGCCTACTAAAATATATATTCCTTTATTTTTTCTACCATATTTTAAGTCATTTTGATTATTATATTCACAACATGATGAAATAGTTAATTGGTGATGTTGGGGAATTCTATAAAAGCAttgtttctttttcatgttaatACTTATTagatcttttttttgttgttgttgttttttttaagaACATTCACTAGAATCAAAAGTCTTTGATGTTTAATTTCTTTGCAACCTTGTCTTCTCGCAGTCATCAATATTAATCATGTCTTACCCTTTGTTCAAATTTAGATGCTCGCATCTTCATAGTCCAGATGATATGATAGATCATTGCATTGGCTTTTACTATCGACAATTCAAGTAGAAGATATAAATTTGctgaaaataattaaaatacatGGTTACAGGGTTTCATTAAGAGACTGTTTAAAGTCCTTAGATGGAGGAAAACTGCAAGCTGTAAAGCACTTGAGTTGCAGGTAGTTGAGTCGTTGCATGGGCTTTATCTCTATTGTTAGAGGGCTGGAAGAGGGGGAGCGGTGGATGTTGGGAGCGGGAAGAAGGTGAGAGGGAGgaatggaggaggagaaggatgaggatgagggaAGAGAGGTGAGGAAGGCTGAGAAAGGAAAGGAGAGGAGCAACAGCCATGGAAGAGCCCTAGTCTCCGGTGGGGTGCAAGCGTGGAAGGAGGCTGGAGTTAGGGTATGACAGGGGCTGCTAAGAGAAGTGGGTGCATGAAGATATAAAATGGAGGAGTCATGAAGGGTtttggagggaggaggaggagggggaaggCTCGAAGGGGTGCAAAGGAGTCGGTGGACATCATCAGTTCATGGAGGCTAAGGCTTGAAAACTCGTGCATGTAGCTCGTCTGAAGCTACCGCAGTGTTGGTAAAACTTAATCATCAACCAGCATTTTGTGTCTTTTCTCTGTACATgtacccacacacacacacacacacacagagtgagagagagagagatgcatcTCAGCTTCAAACAAGGATGTGTGCATGTTTAATTGGTCCAAACCTAACGACTATGAAATCTAATATGATGTAAAAAAAGGTTCAAGTGAGTAATAGGGTGAAGAATAATAAGAAAAGTAAGTGCATGATCAAATAAATGATATGTAAAATTACTGTGATTTTCTTAAAGTAGCATAACAAATATATTCAATTCTTGCCTAGATCATTTGAATACTCAATTCAGAAGCTAATTAGAAATATTGGACATGGGACAATTGTGTGGGTCCTTGTTCAGTAGGACCAATACATACTTAGGGATAATTTACGAATTTGCCACAATTTGAACCCCTTTCTTTTAGATTTAGGGTGGGTAATCCCACTCTCACCCATTCCACCCTACCCAATCTTATCATAGGCTCCTAGTTAGATCAAGGGACAACATCTCTTAGCATCGAACCCTTGATCTCTCACCTAGAGGGCGAGATGGTGTACCATGGAGCTACGCGCGTGTTTGAGTTCTATATTGACCATTCTTTCGTCCGTGTTTCCTAGGTACAAATTTGGTGTGGTTTTTACACTATTGCGAAGAGAATGGGCAAATGAGAGTCGCATTAAGCTGAGTGTCTTTAGTGGATTCTAATAATAATGGAATCACAAGACAGGTGTAGAGAAGTAGTCATGTTTGCCTTTTAACAAGCCTTCAAGCACCATCTTTGATAAGTGGCACCATTCTAAAAACACCAGATATTGATAGGTTTTCATTGATATGGTTCTTCACTCAAAGAAGgtttcaaatttaaaaatcacAGGTAAAATTATGAaagatcaaattttttttgttctttggtttttttatgtttttgttaAGAAGCATGTTTTGATTGTTTGATAGGCGAGTTGCAGATGTTTTGCAGATACTATTAACGAGTCCAAGAAAACGCAAGTTATGTCGGTTTTTGGTCTAGATAAAATCTCCAATTTAGGCCACCTTGTGATCAAGAAACTTGTAAGAAGACATACAAATAGATATatggagagtttttttttaataaaaaaatggtcATTAGCCATTTCAAGAATACAATTATTGTCTATATTTTTCTATTAAGAAGCTACATCTTCCACCTACACAAAGTTTGAAACAATGCCTTTTGTACTATGAGCATATTTCACATTTTTGTTATAATCTTTTATATCTagcttttttttaatctttctctGGTATTTTAACCACTTAAAAGCTACTACATACTCAGTGGAATCAAGAATGGAGACATTGAGAACCAAGCCTCCAGTCTCCCATAACTAACCCTGTCACATCCATCTAACAAGAAGAGTTGTACAATATTACTTTTCCACCTTAGTGAAATTAATGTTACccacagaattttttttttaaaaaaaaaagctgcccAGAGTCAGAAAGATAACATCTATATCCAGGTGATATTGGACAGCAGCATCTGTACACAGGGGCTCGCAGTGGTGACCAGAGATCCCAGAGCCCCTACCCTACAAGAAGTTCCCATTAAACCATCCCATGCTTATAATATTACCCAATACACGTAGCCCCAAAGGCTTAAATGCGAGCATGGGTTGGAAGAAGTGTTGGTCAAAAGACAAAGACAATATGTATAGAAAGAGACCACAAGTACAAGCCAGAGCTCccataaatattaatatatgtaGATATAGAAGTATGCATTCCATTACATCAATACAAAATTGGTAGCCACTGGGAACCTCAAATGTGGTCTACTGTGGGCACCTAGTCAGCAATGGAAGTGCTCTCATACCAATCCAAACACCAAGAAGATATTGCCCATAATGCCACCACATGGATAGGGGCATTCAGGACAGGACCTCTACAGTGGTAATTTTAGCACACCCTAACAACAAGAAAGATAGCTTAGTTTTTGGTTGTGGAAATTAAGCATCAGGAGAGAGGAGACCTATGAGGAGCTCCCTTCCTCCTATTGCTCAGAGAGAGGACTATTTGAGGGAAGAAGCCACcacccttcttcctctttggcACCTCGGAGTCCTCGGGCCTTCGCGAACCGCCCCTGCTGCCGttgctcgagcccgagcagcccTTGTATTGCAATGGATCTTCTAGGATTGAGTTCGGGGTGATCTGGCCGTCGTCCTCGATGAGATCGGAGCTATCCATCCGGAAACTCTCAAAGTGAGAGAATGCGAAATCTGACTCATCGAACCTGAACAGGATGGTCGATAGATCCTCGCCTTGCAAGAGCACATGTTCCACCTGCAATTCAAAGGAATTCCCAATTTACACTCATATTAGTTTCCAAAGTTTGCCCCAACTTTGGACTCCTACCCAATAAATGATAAATTTGTTTTATTCCTTCCAATAGAATATCCTTGGACCAGTCACTACCAGTTGCAAGCTCTAATATGATTGATAGATTAACTAAAAAAAGGAGGGGTTAGAATGAGAAAACCACCATCCCATCAAGATGACTTAATTCCAGTAATGGACCATGCACtacttttttttatgcaattcagAAGAGTACCttgcaggagagggagcagaAGTGGAAGGGCTCTTGAAGGATTCTATCACAGGTCAGGCAAATGTTTCCAGAGCCCTTGAAAGGCCTGGACTGAGGCCTTGGCTTCAGGAAGACCACTTTGGCACTGTTTATAGTATATGgctgcaaaaaaataaaaaataaaaaataaaaaagaaactccTAGAACAAAAAAATCTACTTGAACTTTGTATCTGAATTACTTAAAATTCTAATTTATTGcactttttattttaaattatctCATCGCATTACCTGAACAAAGGAGCAATCGATGAGCTTCTCAAGATCATCCAACCGAACCACATCATTGTACACGTACCGCCTCacctaaattaattaaattagagtTAATTAGTTTTAAGCATGGTTCTTAAGTTATCTTCTCCCTCAGATG containing:
- the LOC103695970 gene encoding uncharacterized protein LOC103695970; translated protein: MGGGNGMPGWLGGLVEESFFVGCGAHESRKKNEKNIFCLDCCTSICPHCVPSHPSHPLLQVRRYVYNDVVRLDDLEKLIDCSFVQPYTINSAKVVFLKPRPQSRPFKGSGNICLTCDRILQEPFHFCSLSCKVEHVLLQGEDLSTILFRFDESDFAFSHFESFRMDSSDLIEDDGQITPNSILEDPLQYKGCSGSSNGSRGGSRRPEDSEVPKRKKGGGFFPQIVLSLSNRRKGAPHRSPLS